The DNA sequence GGTTTAGAGGCTTTCGAGTTGCTGTTTCTGGGCTTTTCCCTGCAAAATCCGCCAGATGAGTAACTTCTGTTCACTGCTCAGCAGTGAAGCCCAGGGTCTTTTCTGGGCCGCCCAGGGTCTGCCTCAAAATGCTCAGCCATGTCACCAGATGGAACACAGTCAGGCAACCTGCAAAGCATTTTCGCTTTTCGCCAAAAGCGAAAATGCTGCGAACCTGCCGAATGGTCCAACCTCTGGAAAACAGAGTCACCATAAGGCTTTTTCATCAAATACCATATTTCACTGCATCAGTGAAACACATGATAAAATGAAAACATGCTTGCTGCTGAAGCATTTCAGGCCGAAAATCGACTCCTCACCTTGCTCAGCCGACCCAGTCTGGGCCTGCAGGTCCAGAAAACAGTGCACTCCACCCACGACGTGCAAGTCATCACCCCGCAAGGTGAAGCCCACACCTTCACCTTGAAGCACCTGCAGCACAGCACACCCGGAAGGGTGAAGGACTGGCTGAAACGCAACTGGACCGGATCCCGTCCGAACCACACCCTGGTCCTGTCGTTCCCGTGGGTGTCCGAACACACCCTGGACCTCCTGGAAAGTCATGGGGTGAGTGCCCTGGACCTGGCCGGAAACCACCGGCTGCGTTTCGGGACATACCTTCTGGAACGCACCGGACACCCGGCACCCAAACACGCCCCGGGGGACACCTCACTGTTCACCCCGAAAGCCAGCCGGATCCTGCGGGCCTTTTTTGCGGACCCCCAGCACCCGTGGGGCACCCAGGAACTGGCAGACAGGTGTCAGGTGAGCCTCGGACAGGTCAGCAAAATCCGACAGAAACTCATCTCCGAAGGTCACCTGGTGGACGGCCCACAGGGGCTGCGCCTTTCAGACCCGCAGGCCCTGCTCAGCAGCTGGGTCGAGTCCGGCCTGAACGTCAAATCCCAGCCCCTCTCTGCATACACCCCCCTGCACGGCAAGCGCCTGGAGGACGCCCTGAGAACCCTCTCCCCCCACGCCACTGAAGTGCTGCTTTCCCACGAGAATGCCGCTGGGTGGATGAGCCCTTTCCTCACCCCCACCCGCACCCACCTGTACGCCAGCACAGACGGCTGGCACCACCTGCAAAAAGTGCTGCAGGCCGAGACGGCCGACAAAGGGGGCAACCTGACCGTGCACCTCACCGACGACCCTGGGGTGTTCCTGGACCGGGTGGAGGTCGCTGAGAACCTGTGGACCACCAGCCCGGTGCAAACTTACCTGGACCTCCATCAGCAGGGCAACCGGGGCAAAGAAGCCGCACAGAAACTCCTTGACTTGCACCTGCTTCCCCTCTGGCAGGGCACTTTCCCTTACCGTTCCTGGCCCCTGAGAGGAGAGAGGTATGCCTAAACCCCAGCACCACAGTGGTTACAGTGACCGCACCACCGAAGCCGTCCGGCGGGTGCTGCTCGACCTCGCCCACCTGCTCGGACCATATCGGGACCGGATTGTCATCGTGGGCGGCCTTGCCCCTTCCCTGCTCATCACTGATGCGGAAGAACCGCACGTGGGCACCATGGACATTGATCTGGCCCTGGACGCCAGTGGGCTGCAGGATGGGGACGCTTACGCCCACATGATCGAACTGCTCGAACACCACGGCTTTTACCGCAACACCACCGACCCGGAACTGAGAGGCTTCCAGCTGGCCACCCGGGTGGACCTCAAAGACGGAGGCCCAGCTGTGGTGGTGGAAGTGGACTTGTTGATTCCCAAAAACGTGAAACTCAAAAAACACCGCCCTCCCCTCACAGCAGGGCTTCGCACCCAGCAGATGCCCGGCATAGACCTGGCTTTACAGCACGTGGT is a window from the Deinococcus roseus genome containing:
- a CDS encoding type IV toxin-antitoxin system AbiEi family antitoxin → MLAAEAFQAENRLLTLLSRPSLGLQVQKTVHSTHDVQVITPQGEAHTFTLKHLQHSTPGRVKDWLKRNWTGSRPNHTLVLSFPWVSEHTLDLLESHGVSALDLAGNHRLRFGTYLLERTGHPAPKHAPGDTSLFTPKASRILRAFFADPQHPWGTQELADRCQVSLGQVSKIRQKLISEGHLVDGPQGLRLSDPQALLSSWVESGLNVKSQPLSAYTPLHGKRLEDALRTLSPHATEVLLSHENAAGWMSPFLTPTRTHLYASTDGWHHLQKVLQAETADKGGNLTVHLTDDPGVFLDRVEVAENLWTTSPVQTYLDLHQQGNRGKEAAQKLLDLHLLPLWQGTFPYRSWPLRGERYA